Proteins from a single region of Populus trichocarpa isolate Nisqually-1 unplaced genomic scaffold, P.trichocarpa_v4.1 scaffold_104, whole genome shotgun sequence:
- the LOC7461395 gene encoding protein EMSY-LIKE 3 isoform X4 — METQIHNIEQEAYTSVLRAFKAQSDAITWEKESLITELRKELRVSDEEHRELLARVNADDIIRRIREWRKANGIQPSMPSTTQPSHNPIASPSASGSRKKQKTSQSVASLSMGAPSPVLHPSMQQSTSALRHGPPPGSGNKKPKSAVCCILNKSMQQCSTGLSGRAQVANHGSSGAFAANDLIGKKVWTLWPEDNHYYEAVITDYNAVEGRHALVYDINTGDETWEWVNLKEISPEDIRWEDEETGLFRRGGRPGPGRGNKKSIARGGTVAAAGRGRGTIKGQSKKDFSLTKNGVAKKAMGDIEILHTDTLIKEVEKVFGASHPDPLEIEKAKKVLREQEQALVKAIARLEDALDGQSDEGEHPLPHIQSRDQNRGWRKRPYDEIVGEGRGIKGSGGNKMARNGRIVPSDHHDENYDM, encoded by the exons ATGGAAACTCAAATCCACAATATTGAACAAGAAGCATATACTTCAGTCTTGCGAGCCTTTAAAGCCCAGTCAGATGCCATTACTTGG GAAAAGGAAAGCCTAATTACAGAACTCAGAAAAGAACTAAGAGTTTCAGATGAGGAGCACAGGGAGCTCCTAGCTAGGGTTAATGCTGATGATATTATCCGGAGGATaag GGAATGGAGAAAGGCAAATGGGATCCAACCTAGCATGCCAAGCACCACCCAGCCTTCTCACAACCCTATAGCTAGTCCTTCTGCTTCAGGATCACGCAAGAAACAGAAAACATCGCAGTCAGTCGCCTCATTGTCCATGGGTGCACCTTCTCCTGTATTGCATCCATCTATGCAACAATCTACATCAGCCCTGAGACATGGCCCTCCTCCTGGATCTGGGAACAAGAAGCCCAAATCA GCTGTCTGCTGCATCCTCAACAAGTCCATGCAGCAATGTTCTACAGGTTTGTCTGGCAGGGCACAAGTTGCTAACCATGGCTCTTCAGGTGCCTTTGCAGCCAATGATTTAATTGGAAAGAAAGTTTGGACTCTATGGCCAGAGGATAACCACTACTATGAAGCTGTTATAACTGACTACAATGCAGTTGAG GGGAGGCATGCTTTGGTTTATGATATTAATACAGGGGATGAAACGTGGGAATGGGTCAATCTCAAAGAG ATATCTCCTGAAGATATTAGGTGGGAGGATGAGGAAACTGGACTTTTCCGTAGAGGTGGCCGGCCTGGACCAGGCCGTGGGAATAAGAAATCAATTGCACGTGGTGGCACTGTTGCTGCTGCAGGAAGAGGTAGAGGAACCATAAAGGGTCAATCCAAAAAAGATTTCTCTTTAACCAAGAATGGCGTTGCGAAGAAAGCTATGGGTGATATTGAGATACTTCACACAGATACTCTAATAAAGGAG GTAGAAAAAGTTTTTGGTGCTAGCCATCCTGATCCTTTGGAAATTGAGAAAGCAAAGAAAGTTCTAAGA GAACAAGAACAAGCCCTGGTTAAAGCAATTGCGAGGCTTGAAGATGCATTGGATGGTCAAAGCG ATGAGGGAGAACATCCGCTTCCCCATATTCAATCAAGGGACCAGAATCGGGGATGGAGAAAACGGCCGTATGATGAGATTGTTGGTGAAGGTAGAGGAATCAAAGGCTCAGGTGGCAACAAAATGGCAAGAAATGGTAGAATTGTTCCTAGTGATCATCATGATGAGAATTATGACATGTGA
- the LOC7461395 gene encoding protein EMSY-LIKE 3 isoform X2 → MDYQLSDSSGTDDDLPPTHRNRFQSGVRTAGNGRSAVGGGASQPSLHSDMETQIHNIEQEAYTSVLRAFKAQSDAITWEKESLITELRKELRVSDEEHRELLARVNADDIIRRIREWRKANGIQPSMPSTTQPSHNPIASPSASGSRKKQKTSQSVASLSMGAPSPVLHPSMQQSTSALRHGPPPGSGNKKPKSSMQQCSTGLSGRAQVANHGSSGAFAANDLIGKKVWTLWPEDNHYYEAVITDYNAVEGRHALVYDINTGDETWEWVNLKEISPEDIRWEDEETGLFRRGGRPGPGRGNKKSIARGGTVAAAGRGRGTIKGQSKKDFSLTKNGVAKKAMGDIEILHTDTLIKEVEKVFGASHPDPLEIEKAKKVLREQEQALVKAIARLEDALDGQSDEGEHPLPHIQSRDQNRGWRKRPYDEIVGEGRGIKGSGGNKMARNGRIVPSDHHDENYDM, encoded by the exons ATGGATTATCAGCTTTCTGATAGTAGTG GAACTGATGATGACCTTCCACCAACACATCGAAATAGATTCCAAAGTGGGGTGCGAACTGCTGGAAATGGAAGATCTGCAGTTGGTGGTGGTGCTTCACagccaagtttgcatagtgACATGGAAACTCAAATCCACAATATTGAACAAGAAGCATATACTTCAGTCTTGCGAGCCTTTAAAGCCCAGTCAGATGCCATTACTTGG GAAAAGGAAAGCCTAATTACAGAACTCAGAAAAGAACTAAGAGTTTCAGATGAGGAGCACAGGGAGCTCCTAGCTAGGGTTAATGCTGATGATATTATCCGGAGGATaag GGAATGGAGAAAGGCAAATGGGATCCAACCTAGCATGCCAAGCACCACCCAGCCTTCTCACAACCCTATAGCTAGTCCTTCTGCTTCAGGATCACGCAAGAAACAGAAAACATCGCAGTCAGTCGCCTCATTGTCCATGGGTGCACCTTCTCCTGTATTGCATCCATCTATGCAACAATCTACATCAGCCCTGAGACATGGCCCTCCTCCTGGATCTGGGAACAAGAAGCCCAAATCA TCCATGCAGCAATGTTCTACAGGTTTGTCTGGCAGGGCACAAGTTGCTAACCATGGCTCTTCAGGTGCCTTTGCAGCCAATGATTTAATTGGAAAGAAAGTTTGGACTCTATGGCCAGAGGATAACCACTACTATGAAGCTGTTATAACTGACTACAATGCAGTTGAG GGGAGGCATGCTTTGGTTTATGATATTAATACAGGGGATGAAACGTGGGAATGGGTCAATCTCAAAGAG ATATCTCCTGAAGATATTAGGTGGGAGGATGAGGAAACTGGACTTTTCCGTAGAGGTGGCCGGCCTGGACCAGGCCGTGGGAATAAGAAATCAATTGCACGTGGTGGCACTGTTGCTGCTGCAGGAAGAGGTAGAGGAACCATAAAGGGTCAATCCAAAAAAGATTTCTCTTTAACCAAGAATGGCGTTGCGAAGAAAGCTATGGGTGATATTGAGATACTTCACACAGATACTCTAATAAAGGAG GTAGAAAAAGTTTTTGGTGCTAGCCATCCTGATCCTTTGGAAATTGAGAAAGCAAAGAAAGTTCTAAGA GAACAAGAACAAGCCCTGGTTAAAGCAATTGCGAGGCTTGAAGATGCATTGGATGGTCAAAGCG ATGAGGGAGAACATCCGCTTCCCCATATTCAATCAAGGGACCAGAATCGGGGATGGAGAAAACGGCCGTATGATGAGATTGTTGGTGAAGGTAGAGGAATCAAAGGCTCAGGTGGCAACAAAATGGCAAGAAATGGTAGAATTGTTCCTAGTGATCATCATGATGAGAATTATGACATGTGA
- the LOC7461395 gene encoding protein EMSY-LIKE 3 isoform X3 → MDYQLSDSSGTDDDLPPTHRNRFQSGVRTAGNGRSAVGGGASQPSLHSDMETQIHNIEQEAYTSVLRAFKAQSDAITWEKESLITELRKELRVSDEEHRELLARVNADDIIRRIREWRKANGIQPSMPSTTQPSHNPIASPSASGSRKKQKTSQSVASLSMGAPSPVLHPSMQQSTSALRHGPPPGSGNKKPKSQCSTGLSGRAQVANHGSSGAFAANDLIGKKVWTLWPEDNHYYEAVITDYNAVEGRHALVYDINTGDETWEWVNLKEISPEDIRWEDEETGLFRRGGRPGPGRGNKKSIARGGTVAAAGRGRGTIKGQSKKDFSLTKNGVAKKAMGDIEILHTDTLIKEVEKVFGASHPDPLEIEKAKKVLREQEQALVKAIARLEDALDGQSDEGEHPLPHIQSRDQNRGWRKRPYDEIVGEGRGIKGSGGNKMARNGRIVPSDHHDENYDM, encoded by the exons ATGGATTATCAGCTTTCTGATAGTAGTG GAACTGATGATGACCTTCCACCAACACATCGAAATAGATTCCAAAGTGGGGTGCGAACTGCTGGAAATGGAAGATCTGCAGTTGGTGGTGGTGCTTCACagccaagtttgcatagtgACATGGAAACTCAAATCCACAATATTGAACAAGAAGCATATACTTCAGTCTTGCGAGCCTTTAAAGCCCAGTCAGATGCCATTACTTGG GAAAAGGAAAGCCTAATTACAGAACTCAGAAAAGAACTAAGAGTTTCAGATGAGGAGCACAGGGAGCTCCTAGCTAGGGTTAATGCTGATGATATTATCCGGAGGATaag GGAATGGAGAAAGGCAAATGGGATCCAACCTAGCATGCCAAGCACCACCCAGCCTTCTCACAACCCTATAGCTAGTCCTTCTGCTTCAGGATCACGCAAGAAACAGAAAACATCGCAGTCAGTCGCCTCATTGTCCATGGGTGCACCTTCTCCTGTATTGCATCCATCTATGCAACAATCTACATCAGCCCTGAGACATGGCCCTCCTCCTGGATCTGGGAACAAGAAGCCCAAATCA CAATGTTCTACAGGTTTGTCTGGCAGGGCACAAGTTGCTAACCATGGCTCTTCAGGTGCCTTTGCAGCCAATGATTTAATTGGAAAGAAAGTTTGGACTCTATGGCCAGAGGATAACCACTACTATGAAGCTGTTATAACTGACTACAATGCAGTTGAG GGGAGGCATGCTTTGGTTTATGATATTAATACAGGGGATGAAACGTGGGAATGGGTCAATCTCAAAGAG ATATCTCCTGAAGATATTAGGTGGGAGGATGAGGAAACTGGACTTTTCCGTAGAGGTGGCCGGCCTGGACCAGGCCGTGGGAATAAGAAATCAATTGCACGTGGTGGCACTGTTGCTGCTGCAGGAAGAGGTAGAGGAACCATAAAGGGTCAATCCAAAAAAGATTTCTCTTTAACCAAGAATGGCGTTGCGAAGAAAGCTATGGGTGATATTGAGATACTTCACACAGATACTCTAATAAAGGAG GTAGAAAAAGTTTTTGGTGCTAGCCATCCTGATCCTTTGGAAATTGAGAAAGCAAAGAAAGTTCTAAGA GAACAAGAACAAGCCCTGGTTAAAGCAATTGCGAGGCTTGAAGATGCATTGGATGGTCAAAGCG ATGAGGGAGAACATCCGCTTCCCCATATTCAATCAAGGGACCAGAATCGGGGATGGAGAAAACGGCCGTATGATGAGATTGTTGGTGAAGGTAGAGGAATCAAAGGCTCAGGTGGCAACAAAATGGCAAGAAATGGTAGAATTGTTCCTAGTGATCATCATGATGAGAATTATGACATGTGA
- the LOC7461395 gene encoding protein EMSY-LIKE 3 isoform X1 has product MDYQLSDSSGTDDDLPPTHRNRFQSGVRTAGNGRSAVGGGASQPSLHSDMETQIHNIEQEAYTSVLRAFKAQSDAITWEKESLITELRKELRVSDEEHRELLARVNADDIIRRIREWRKANGIQPSMPSTTQPSHNPIASPSASGSRKKQKTSQSVASLSMGAPSPVLHPSMQQSTSALRHGPPPGSGNKKPKSAVCCILNKSMQQCSTGLSGRAQVANHGSSGAFAANDLIGKKVWTLWPEDNHYYEAVITDYNAVEGRHALVYDINTGDETWEWVNLKEISPEDIRWEDEETGLFRRGGRPGPGRGNKKSIARGGTVAAAGRGRGTIKGQSKKDFSLTKNGVAKKAMGDIEILHTDTLIKEVEKVFGASHPDPLEIEKAKKVLREQEQALVKAIARLEDALDGQSDEGEHPLPHIQSRDQNRGWRKRPYDEIVGEGRGIKGSGGNKMARNGRIVPSDHHDENYDM; this is encoded by the exons ATGGATTATCAGCTTTCTGATAGTAGTG GAACTGATGATGACCTTCCACCAACACATCGAAATAGATTCCAAAGTGGGGTGCGAACTGCTGGAAATGGAAGATCTGCAGTTGGTGGTGGTGCTTCACagccaagtttgcatagtgACATGGAAACTCAAATCCACAATATTGAACAAGAAGCATATACTTCAGTCTTGCGAGCCTTTAAAGCCCAGTCAGATGCCATTACTTGG GAAAAGGAAAGCCTAATTACAGAACTCAGAAAAGAACTAAGAGTTTCAGATGAGGAGCACAGGGAGCTCCTAGCTAGGGTTAATGCTGATGATATTATCCGGAGGATaag GGAATGGAGAAAGGCAAATGGGATCCAACCTAGCATGCCAAGCACCACCCAGCCTTCTCACAACCCTATAGCTAGTCCTTCTGCTTCAGGATCACGCAAGAAACAGAAAACATCGCAGTCAGTCGCCTCATTGTCCATGGGTGCACCTTCTCCTGTATTGCATCCATCTATGCAACAATCTACATCAGCCCTGAGACATGGCCCTCCTCCTGGATCTGGGAACAAGAAGCCCAAATCA GCTGTCTGCTGCATCCTCAACAAGTCCATGCAGCAATGTTCTACAGGTTTGTCTGGCAGGGCACAAGTTGCTAACCATGGCTCTTCAGGTGCCTTTGCAGCCAATGATTTAATTGGAAAGAAAGTTTGGACTCTATGGCCAGAGGATAACCACTACTATGAAGCTGTTATAACTGACTACAATGCAGTTGAG GGGAGGCATGCTTTGGTTTATGATATTAATACAGGGGATGAAACGTGGGAATGGGTCAATCTCAAAGAG ATATCTCCTGAAGATATTAGGTGGGAGGATGAGGAAACTGGACTTTTCCGTAGAGGTGGCCGGCCTGGACCAGGCCGTGGGAATAAGAAATCAATTGCACGTGGTGGCACTGTTGCTGCTGCAGGAAGAGGTAGAGGAACCATAAAGGGTCAATCCAAAAAAGATTTCTCTTTAACCAAGAATGGCGTTGCGAAGAAAGCTATGGGTGATATTGAGATACTTCACACAGATACTCTAATAAAGGAG GTAGAAAAAGTTTTTGGTGCTAGCCATCCTGATCCTTTGGAAATTGAGAAAGCAAAGAAAGTTCTAAGA GAACAAGAACAAGCCCTGGTTAAAGCAATTGCGAGGCTTGAAGATGCATTGGATGGTCAAAGCG ATGAGGGAGAACATCCGCTTCCCCATATTCAATCAAGGGACCAGAATCGGGGATGGAGAAAACGGCCGTATGATGAGATTGTTGGTGAAGGTAGAGGAATCAAAGGCTCAGGTGGCAACAAAATGGCAAGAAATGGTAGAATTGTTCCTAGTGATCATCATGATGAGAATTATGACATGTGA